The proteins below are encoded in one region of Tomitella fengzijianii:
- a CDS encoding TetR/AcrR family transcriptional regulator, whose amino-acid sequence MESRTASGGSWDEAVSDHRRRQLLHIGRVATALVAAEGLAAVSMSRLAREAGVSRATLYNYVPDVATAIQRYLDAKDAAFARSVTTAVADEPGPVEKLRRYIREQVRYVAGGEHRAAVAVAEAGAALEGASSARAHQARQPAVLAAILAEGEEEGVFAPAAHGARAMLIGRLLYSAPELLFTHGLSEDEAAAAITDLALGGIAAGR is encoded by the coding sequence ATGGAGTCGCGCACAGCGTCCGGCGGGTCGTGGGACGAGGCGGTGTCGGATCACCGCCGGCGCCAGCTGCTGCACATCGGCCGGGTGGCCACCGCGCTGGTGGCGGCCGAGGGGCTGGCAGCGGTGTCGATGAGCCGTCTCGCCCGCGAGGCGGGGGTGTCGCGGGCAACGCTGTACAACTACGTGCCCGACGTAGCCACGGCAATCCAGCGCTACCTCGACGCCAAGGACGCGGCGTTCGCGCGGTCGGTCACCACCGCCGTCGCCGACGAGCCCGGCCCCGTCGAGAAGCTGCGCCGCTACATCCGCGAGCAGGTGCGCTACGTGGCGGGCGGCGAGCACCGCGCCGCCGTGGCCGTCGCCGAGGCGGGGGCGGCGCTGGAGGGGGCCAGTTCGGCGCGCGCACACCAGGCGCGCCAGCCCGCGGTGCTCGCCGCGATCCTCGCCGAGGGCGAGGAGGAAGGCGTGTTCGCGCCGGCCGCGCACGGCGCCCGGGCGATGCTGATCGGCCGGCTGCTGTACTCGGCGCCGGAGCTGCTGTTCACGCACGGGCTGTCCGAGGACGAGGCGGCGGCCGCGATCACCGACCTGGCGCTGGGCGGGATCGCGGCGGGCCGATAG
- a CDS encoding ABC transporter ATP-binding protein: protein MPSHHTPYAINVRGLTKSFGGRRAVDALSFTVRPGRITGFLGPNGAGKTTTLRMLLGLVRPTSGAALIGEHRYEDLPAPARTVGALLEADGFHPGRTGRDHLRTYAPALGADDRRVDEVLAQVGLDEDAARRTVRGYSLGMRQRLGIAAALLPDPPVLICDEPTNGLDPEGIRWLRGLLRERADRGHTVLVSSHLLAEMQQIVDSVVIIDKGRVVYDGDVAAVGEPTVRVRALDGARLAAALTAAGAVVEDAGDGVLRVRAAGAEQIARTALREQIVVTELVGEEHSLEELFFSLTEPGAGQAPATIQETAQ from the coding sequence ATGCCATCGCACCACACCCCGTACGCGATCAACGTACGCGGACTGACCAAGAGCTTCGGCGGGCGCCGCGCCGTTGACGCACTGAGCTTCACCGTCCGGCCCGGGCGCATCACCGGCTTCCTCGGCCCCAACGGCGCGGGCAAGACCACCACGCTGCGGATGCTGCTGGGTCTGGTGCGGCCCACGTCCGGCGCCGCGCTGATCGGCGAGCACCGCTACGAGGACCTGCCCGCCCCCGCCCGCACCGTCGGCGCGCTGCTCGAGGCCGACGGCTTCCACCCGGGCCGCACCGGCCGCGACCACCTGCGCACGTACGCCCCCGCGTTGGGCGCCGACGACCGCCGCGTCGACGAGGTGCTCGCGCAGGTGGGACTCGATGAGGACGCCGCCCGTCGCACCGTGCGCGGCTACTCGCTGGGCATGCGCCAGCGCCTGGGCATCGCCGCCGCGCTGCTGCCCGACCCACCCGTGCTCATCTGCGACGAACCCACCAACGGCCTCGACCCCGAGGGCATCCGCTGGCTGCGCGGGCTGCTGCGCGAGCGCGCGGACCGCGGCCACACGGTGCTCGTCTCGAGTCACCTGCTCGCCGAGATGCAGCAGATCGTCGACTCGGTGGTGATCATCGACAAGGGCCGCGTGGTCTACGACGGGGACGTCGCCGCCGTCGGCGAGCCCACCGTGCGCGTGCGCGCCCTGGACGGGGCCCGCCTCGCCGCCGCGCTCACCGCGGCGGGCGCCGTGGTCGAGGATGCGGGCGACGGCGTGCTGCGCGTGCGCGCGGCCGGCGCCGAGCAGATCGCCCGCACCGCCCTGCGCGAGCAGATCGTGGTCACCGAGCTCGTGGGCGAGGAGCACTCGCTCGAAGAGCTTTTCTTCAGCCTCACCGAGCCCGGCGCCGGCCAGGCCCCCGCGACGATCCAGGAGACGGCCCAGTGA
- a CDS encoding ABC transporter permease produces MNATALDTSAAPAGTGLSTAMRIEVRKLATTRTWWVLSLVALAVGVLVTVLTVTGSEAGEHPPMDIFTGALIGGLQTAYMITAIVGITAVAGEYRHRTVTASFLAVPHRGRLITAKLLVLAGYGLVVGAVIVAVCSAIAAPWLSARGMLEGGLSAGGITRAVVGGTVAIAVMTALGVALGALLRNQLAAVGVLLVYLFAVEPLFNSISALRPAYPYLPGGAVQALTFSGHRAFGAADGAVMLNPWLAALVLIAYAVVITAIAVRTSIRRDVS; encoded by the coding sequence GTGAACGCCACCGCCCTCGACACCTCGGCCGCGCCCGCCGGCACCGGCCTGTCCACCGCCATGCGCATCGAGGTGCGCAAGCTCGCCACCACCCGCACCTGGTGGGTGCTCAGCCTCGTCGCGCTGGCCGTGGGCGTGCTGGTGACGGTGCTGACGGTCACCGGCTCCGAGGCCGGCGAGCACCCGCCGATGGACATCTTCACCGGCGCCCTCATCGGCGGGCTGCAGACGGCGTACATGATCACCGCGATCGTCGGCATCACCGCCGTGGCCGGCGAATACCGCCACCGCACCGTCACCGCGAGCTTCCTCGCCGTGCCGCACCGCGGGCGGCTGATCACCGCCAAGCTGCTCGTGCTCGCCGGCTACGGGCTGGTTGTCGGCGCGGTCATCGTCGCGGTGTGCTCGGCGATCGCCGCCCCGTGGCTCTCGGCGCGCGGCATGCTCGAGGGAGGCCTGAGCGCCGGGGGCATCACGCGCGCGGTGGTCGGCGGCACCGTCGCCATCGCCGTGATGACCGCGCTGGGCGTCGCGCTGGGCGCGCTGCTGCGCAACCAGCTCGCCGCGGTGGGCGTGCTGCTGGTGTACCTGTTCGCGGTCGAGCCGCTGTTCAACTCCATCTCCGCGCTGCGCCCGGCCTACCCGTACCTGCCGGGCGGGGCGGTGCAGGCGCTGACGTTCAGCGGCCACCGGGCGTTCGGCGCGGCGGATGGGGCGGTGATGCTCAACCCGTGGCTGGCGGCGCTCGTGCTCATCGCCTACGCCGTGGTGATCACCGCCATCGCCGTGCGCACCTCGATCCGGCGCGACGTGAGCTGA
- a CDS encoding tyrosine-protein phosphatase: MQRRWQASLGAVGLASLLTLTACGSSDSGPADSQVTNLRIDRDDAGGYTLTWEGPADASVFASTTAADPSESGKKVADSSDRSATVDGLAPADRWYFQVADGDGSEIASTRQFHLEGAHNVRDMGGFTTEDGRTTVWGHAFRGDSLSDLTAADDQALEAADVATVVNFLGDSEIARSGPDKLPDTTELVRIPVLDDNTQALSTALQNALSDGDPGKLDELLGGGKAERLGDEGFTNQLANPDTMAGYGKTLRLIADNEGALLYHCSAGKDRTGMMSAILLGVLGVDDQTIVDDFVASNKYNQKHNEQTYAYLEDKGVDVDLIKPLMEQRPSEIEPVLKAIHTEYGGWDEFAHNQLGLDDETLSKLRNTMLD; this comes from the coding sequence ATGCAGCGCAGATGGCAGGCGAGCCTGGGGGCAGTGGGATTGGCGTCGTTGCTGACGTTGACGGCCTGCGGCTCCAGCGACAGCGGTCCCGCTGATTCGCAGGTGACGAATCTGCGCATCGACCGGGACGACGCGGGCGGCTACACGCTGACGTGGGAGGGGCCCGCTGACGCGTCGGTGTTCGCGTCGACCACGGCGGCCGACCCGTCCGAAAGCGGAAAGAAGGTCGCCGACAGCAGCGACCGGTCGGCCACGGTCGATGGCCTGGCCCCGGCCGACCGCTGGTACTTCCAGGTGGCCGACGGCGACGGCAGCGAGATCGCCTCGACCCGGCAGTTCCATCTGGAGGGCGCCCACAACGTCCGGGACATGGGCGGGTTCACCACCGAAGACGGGCGTACCACCGTGTGGGGGCACGCGTTCCGCGGCGACAGTCTCAGCGATCTCACCGCAGCCGATGACCAGGCCCTCGAGGCGGCGGACGTGGCCACGGTGGTCAATTTCCTCGGTGATAGTGAGATCGCCCGATCCGGCCCGGACAAGTTGCCGGACACGACCGAGCTGGTGCGTATCCCGGTACTCGATGACAACACCCAAGCACTGTCGACGGCGCTGCAAAACGCTCTGTCTGATGGTGATCCCGGCAAGCTCGACGAGCTGCTCGGCGGCGGCAAGGCCGAGCGGCTCGGCGACGAAGGTTTCACCAATCAGCTGGCGAATCCGGACACGATGGCCGGCTACGGCAAGACGTTGCGCCTGATCGCCGACAACGAGGGGGCCCTGCTGTATCACTGCTCGGCGGGCAAGGACCGCACAGGCATGATGAGCGCGATCCTGCTCGGCGTACTCGGCGTGGACGACCAGACGATCGTCGACGACTTCGTCGCCTCGAACAAGTACAATCAGAAGCACAACGAGCAGACGTACGCCTACCTCGAAGACAAAGGCGTCGACGTCGACTTGATCAAGCCGCTGATGGAACAACGCCCCAGCGAGATCGAGCCCGTCCTCAAGGCGATCCACACCGAGTACGGCGGCTGGGACGAATTCGCCCATAACCAGCTCGGCCTCGATGATGAAACGCTCTCGAAGCTACGGAACACAATGCTCGACTGA